From a region of the Trichoderma atroviride chromosome 6, complete sequence genome:
- a CDS encoding uncharacterized protein (EggNog:ENOG41), which yields MDQTTGIIEREFPNAVIYNLSQPDQVTVTLPPKSTWSSGLHWHETHTEYLKVVKGSIKVRLGDTEQILTASPDNQPELRVERYAWHEWQRAEPEGEEVVVVERTDPADGEKAIFFWNLNGVILNAGRVLSTNVPGFSFFPASIKDLFIDFWIKLNLFIIFHSLDNIPVVLSTSNYWGAKRLGAKSGLSADWFVSHLLLLLASWIGRLFGLQAVRTEYTPPPNYKRWQEDRFDKLK from the coding sequence ATGGATCAAACAACAGGAATCATTGAGCGAGAGTTCCCCAACGCCGTCATATACAATCTCTCGCAGCCAGATCAAGTCACAGTCACACTCCCCCCAAAATCAACCTGGTCAAGCGGCCTCCATTGGCACGAAACGCACACGGAATACCTCAAAGTGGTCAAAGGCAGCATCAAAGTGCGCCTGGGCGACACGGAGCAAATCCTCACAGCCTCTCCAGACAACCAGCCAGAACTGCGAGTCGAGCGATATGCCTGGCACGAATGGCAGCGCGCAGAgccagagggcgaggaggtcGTCGTCGTGGAGAGGACAGACCCTGCGGATGGCGAAAAggcaatcttcttctggaaTCTCAATGGAGTCATTTTGAACGCTGGGAGGGTGCTCAGCACAAACGTGCCTggattttccttctttcccgCGTCAATAAAGGACTTGTTCATCGACTTTTGGATCAAGCTCAATTtgttcatcatctttcaCTCGCTGGACAATATCCCTGTGGTTTTGAGCACGTCGAATTATTGGGGTGCAAAGAGATTGGGTGCAAAGAGTGGCTTGTCGGCAGACTGGTTCGTGTCtcacttgctgctgctgctcgcgtCTTGGATCGGGCGCCTTTTCGGACTGCAGGCTGTGAGGACAGAGTATACGCCTCCGCCAAACTATAAGCGTTGGCAGGAAGATCGTTTTGACAAGTTGAAGTAA
- a CDS encoding uncharacterized protein (EggNog:ENOG41~CAZy:GH55~SECRETED:SignalP(1-16)) has protein sequence MKSLTAVVAFLGAVTASPALVRHHGRSALQPRANSSFWYAAMDHTGQFKGSAPYVDASYNVFVAVSPGDAGSLQNAIDSAGSGNRQNEWLASQPRVVYIPSGTYELSSTLNMRTDTILFGDATNPPVIKAAAGFSDNYLVNGQDPSTGDAGELSFAVGLKNVVLDTTAVDGSSSISALYWGVAQACQLQNVKITLAPSVNGKGHTGVQLGRGSTLALADIRIENGQTGIWHNGHQQALYKSIYFYKNTVGMLISGGNTISLLNPTFDSVGTGVSNTGGSPFIGIVDATSINSGVTFTTSVYPSIVIDNLTKDTDSDVAVIRGTTTVGASKNVVNYSYGNTVGANPVYGGVNGNTTRPSGVAPGGRIPAVAVPNYANNHVTDFVNVKDPSQNGGQTVKGDGSTDDSAALNKVLQFAATNNKIAYFPFGDYRVESTLLVPVGSQLVGEAWATISGGGDFFKDASSPKPVVQVGNEGDVGVAQIQDFRFTVSDVLPGAIIVQFNAAGSKPGDVALFNSLVTVGGTHGADALTNACTDASNECQAAFIGLHFTESSSAYVENTWNWVADHITEGFSGGSNIAAKGGALVESTKGTWLNGLGSEHWWLYQLNLKSASNVAVTLLQSETNYDQGDNTKQVPPAPWTADVQGWGDPDFSWCDSTARCHMGLANYVNGGSDIYYYGSASWAFFSGPGYQGCAGSYQCQDYMHFISATPTNLQMYGMCSKDTSVALRLGDGTKINAQPDFTGGWSPGADIGRYTS, from the exons ATGAAGTCTCTCACCGCTGTGGTGGCTTTCCTGGGCGCCGTGACAGCCTCGCCAGCACTTgtccgccatcatggccgctctgctctccagcctcgagCAAACAGCTCCTTCTGGTATGCTGCCATGGACCACACCGGCCAATTCAAGGGCTCCGCTCCCTATGTAGATGCTTCCTACAACGTGTTTGTTGCCGTCAGCCCTGGTGACGCCGGCTCTCTTCAGAATGCCATCGACTCAGCTGGTAGCGGCAACCGACAGAATGAGTGGCTAGCATCGCAGCCTCGTGTTGTGTATATCCCATCGGGAACATACGAGCTCTCAAGCACCCTCAACATGCGTACCGATACCATCCTGTTCGGTGACGCCACCAACCCTCCCGTTATCAAGGCCGCGGCAGGATTCAGCGACAATTACCTCGTCAACGGCCAGGATCCCTCTACGGGCGATGCCGGCGAACTTTCCTTTGCTGTTGGACTGAAGAATGTTGTTTTGGACACCACTGCTGTTGATggaagctccagcatctctgCTCTCTACTGGGGTGTTGCTCAGGCTTGTCAGCTGCAAAACGTCAAGATCACGCTTGCGCCCTCGGTCAACGGCAAGGGCCACACTGGAGTCCAGCTGGGCCGTGGATCTACTCTTGCACTGGCCGATATCCGCATTGAGAATGGCCAGACGGGTATCTGGCACAACGGCCACCAACAGGCCCTCTACAAGAGCATCTACTTTTACAAGAACACCGTCGGCATGCTCatcagcggcggcaacacCATTAGTCTGTTGAACCCTACCTTTGACAGCGTTGGCACTGGCGTTTCCAACACCGGCGGCAGCCCCTTTATCGGAATCGTCGATGCCACGTCCATCAACTCGGGCGTCACTTTCACAACCAGCGTCTATCCTTCCATTGTCATTGACAACTTGACCAAGGACACCGACTCTGACGTTGCCGTGATCCGCGGCACAACAACTGTCGGCGCCTCGAAGAACGTCGTCAACTACAGCTACGGAAACACTGTTGGGGCGAACCCCGTCTACGGCGGTGTCAACGGCAACACGACTCGCCCCAGCGGCGTTGCCCCTGGTGGCCGTATCCCAGCCGTCGCCGTGCCCAACTACGCAAACAACCATGTTACTGACTTTGTCAACGTCAAGGACCCCAGCCAGAATGGCGGCCAGACCGTCAAGGGCGATGGCAGCACCGACGACTCTGCTGCCCTCAACAAAGTCCTCCAGTtcgccgccaccaacaacaagatTGCCTACTTCCCCTTTGGCGACTACCGTGTTGAGTCTACGCTCCTGGTCCCCGTCGGCTCCCAGCTGGTCGGAGAGGCCTGGGCAACGATTTCCGGCGGCGGTGACTTCTTCAAGGACGCATCCAGCCCCAAGCCCGTTGTCCAAGTCGGCAACGAAGGCGACGTCGGCGTGGCCCAGATCCAGGACTTCCGCTTCACCGTCTCCGACGTGCTGCCCGGCGCCATCATTGTGCAGTTCAACGCCGCCGGCTCCAAGCCCGGCGACGTGGCGCTCTTCAACTCCCTCGTCACCGTCGGCGGAACCCACGGCGCCGATGCGCTGACCAACGCCTGCACCGACGCCAGCAACGAGTGCCAGGCCGCCTTTATCGGCCTGCACTTCACCGAGAGCTCGTCCGCCTACGTGGAGAACACCTGGAACTGGGTTGCCGACCACATCACCGAGGGCTTCAGCGGCGGATCCAACATTGCCGCAAAGGGCGGCGCCCTGGTCGAGTCCACCAAGGGCACCTGGCTCAACGGCCTGGGCAGCGAGCACTGGTGGCTGTACCAGCTCAACCTCAAGTCTGCCAGCAACGTCGCCGTGACTCTGCTGCAGAGCGAGACCAACTACGACCAGGGCGACAACACCAAGCAGGTCCCTCCTGCGCCCTGGACCGCCGATGTCCAGGGCTGGGGCGACCCGGACTTCTCCTGGTGCGACAGCACTGCCCGCTGCCACATGGGCCTCGCCAACTATGTCAACGGCGGCTCTGACATTTACTACTACGGCTCTGCCTCGTGGGCCTTTTTCAGTGGTCCCGGATACCAGGGCTGCGCTGGTTCCTATCAGTGCCAAG ACTACATGCACTTCATCTCGGCGACGCCTACGAACCTCCAGATGTACGGCATGTGCTCCAAGGACACCTCCGTTGCTCTCCGCCTGGGTGACGGCACCAAGATCAATGCCCAGCCTGACTTTACCGGAGGCTGGAGCCCTGGTGCAGACATTGGTCGCTACACCTCTTAG
- a CDS encoding uncharacterized protein (EggNog:ENOG41), producing MLEIGCEGISPTDASTLTPDASRALVPGSTAAWPKLSRVSHMLLELTPPRAVVELIDSESSPWISQLLRPLPSLRQSIRFSLLRMLPIEPMSASHPTVIARALMVIVICLQQLPKSTDMNKYRLPTSRNDFIEHLTATIISLVTADDELIATNEGLECLLLISIYFVNSGRPRRAWLNNRRALAVAQLMDLHKTSVQDAQEEGSIAGIWPHLVHHDRHLSEVLGFPCGVVDSYGPFVLDNLTFMQQLSEGQQDMLYQRQLDRIAAHLVERDQRSPALAVPLMVSIDSALGSLAKAMPYSWWHPFDRVSGSQADAMGMLYSRYNVQLWHHHLDMSNHLPFMLDVTDERRSEYSRIQCLRAARELIKVYIPLRTTFGMFSCCMTNFQAFTAAVAIIFNMFLQSSSAEFEVLSGQRAGDWALIAAIIDVLDAAIERFDDRVALQARDVLKLLQAIENDPRSLKGDRFHFTIPYFGVISIARKMPAGEPSDVTAMQNDGASGNHMTDPSAAVLSLDDSPSFMTTIDFMGPNTAVDVDELMKQWLVDEM from the coding sequence ATGTTGGAGATTGGTTGTGAAGGAATATCTCCCACAGACGCCTCAACTTTGACGCCAGATGCCAGTCGAGCGCTGGTGCccggcagcacagcagcatgGCCGAAACTCAGCAGAGTATCTCATATGCTGTTGGAGCTTACACCGCCTCGTGCAGTCGTTGAGCTCATCGACAGCGAAAGTTCACCCTGGATCAGTCAACTCCTGCGGCCTCTACCGTCTCTTCGTCAATCTATCAGATTCTCGCTCCTCAGAATGCTGCCGATCGAACCAATGTCCGCCAGCCACCCGACAGTCATTGCAAGGGCTTTAATGGTCATTGTCATATGCCTACAACAGCTCCCAAAGAGTACAGATATGAACAAGTACAGATTACCAACTTCGCGAAACGACTTCATAGAACATCTTACGGCTACTATAATCTCCCTGGTGACGGCTGACGATGAGCTCATTGCCACAAACGAGGGGCTGGAATGCCTACTGCTCATATCCATCTACTTTGTCAACTCCGGTAGGCCGCGGCGGGCGTGGCTCAACAATCGAAGAGCTTTGGCAGTTGCGCAGCTTATGGATCTCCACAAGACGTCTGTGCAGGATGCCCAGGAAGAAGGCAGCATAGCGGGGATCTGGCCTCATCTTGTGCACCACGACCGCCATCTCTCCGAGGTCCTTGGATTCCCCTGCGGAGTTGTAGATTCATACGGGCCGTTTGTGTTGGACAACCTCACATTTATGCAGCAGTTGAGCGAAGGCCAGCAAGACATGCTTTACCAACGGCAGCTCGACCGGATCGCCGCCCACTTGGTCGAGAGAGATCAGCGCTCTCCAGCACTGGCAGTGCCCTTGATGGTGTCCATCGACAGTGCTCTTGGCAGTCTGGCAAAGGCCATGCCGTACTCGTGGTGGCACCCCTTTGACCGGGTCTcaggcagccaagcagaCGCAATGGGCATGCTCTACAGTCGATACAACGTTCAGCTATGGCACCATCACCTCGACATGTCCAATCACCTGCCGTTTATGCTCGATGTAACCGACGAGCGGCGGAGCGAGTACAGCAGAATCCAGTGCCTGAGGGCCGCACGCGAGCTCATCAAGGTCTATATCCCGCTGCGAACGACTTTTGGCATGTTCTCCTGCTGCATGACAAACTTCCAGGCATTCACAGCCGCagtggccatcatcttcaacatgtTTCTACAGTCATCATCGGCCGAGTTCGAAGTCCTGTCCGGCCAGAGGGCTGGAGACTGGGCTCTGATTGCAGCCATCATCGACGTCTTGGACGCGGCCATTGAACGATTCGACGACCGCGTGGCGTTGCAGGCGCGCGACGTCCTCAAGCTGCTTCAGGCCATCGAAAACGACCCCAGAAGCCTAAAGGGCGACCGGTTTCACTTTACAATCCCCTATTTCGGGGTCATCTCCATTGCTCGCAAAATGCCTGCCGGTGAGCCAAGCGATGTGACGGCAATGCAGAATGACGGTGCCAGTGGCAACCACATGACCGACCCTTCAGCCGCAGTCTTGAGCCTGGATGATTCGCCGTCGTTTATGACTACAATCGACTTTATGGGGCCCAATACCGCGGTTGACGTTGACGAGCTGATGAAGCAGTGGTTGGTTGACGAGATGTAG